ATCAGGGGCGATTACGGTCGAATCCGGATAGGGGACAACACGAGCATCGAGGACAACTGCGTGGTTCATGCGAGACCTGACGAGGAATGCATCATCGGGGAATACGTGACCATAGGCCACAATGCCACGATTCACAACTGCAGGATAGGCGACTCCGCCATTGTTGGCATGTCCGCCACGGTGAGCGATTACGCCCAGGTCGGTGAATGGGCCGTCGTCGGCGAGGGCGCTGTCGTCGCCAACAGGCAGGAAGTCCCTCCCGCCAAGATCGCTGTCGGGGTCCCCGCCAAGGTCATAGGCGACGT
This is a stretch of genomic DNA from Candidatus Thermoplasmatota archaeon. It encodes these proteins:
- a CDS encoding gamma carbonic anhydrase family protein, with product MFYEFEGRKPRIGKSSFVCDSATIIGDVEIGEGCFIGPGARIRGDYGRIRIGDNTSIEDNCVVHARPDEECIIGEYVTIGHNATIHNCRIGDSAIVGMSATVSDYAQVGEWAVVGEGAVVANRQEVPPAKIAVGVPAKVIGDVQDEFKEQWTRFKKIYVGFAKERYPKGLKPLLL